The proteins below come from a single Alligator mississippiensis isolate rAllMis1 chromosome 2, rAllMis1, whole genome shotgun sequence genomic window:
- the LOC102569998 gene encoding mas-related G-protein coupled receptor member H — translation MMGELSTPFQTPTQNPSIPESPPGDTSEKVTGGIMLFICLLGLVGNGIVLWFLGFRIKRNPFTTYILNLAVADIGYLLCTFVFCMTEFMEYVFVSDGDDDEQQLQKTFDELRWLMYNASLYVLTAISAERCLSVLCPIWYRCYRPRHLSAIVCVLLWALAFLMTGIRSYVCFNENFQSCQKAAMSMYVLSFLIFAPIMVISNLILFITVHCSLQHRQPGRLYTVILLTVLFFLLFTVPLSVQSFFQHFNYFTMSIQTCFMLVSINSSINPVIYFLVGSYTNRQFKASISTAFQRVFEDTTDSTTQRSSVNRLSGETATEISDSTQSETLTSRDRISSRL, via the coding sequence ATGATGGGTGAGTTAAGCACACCTTTCCAGACTCCTACTCAAAATCCCTCAATCCCTGAAAGCCCACCAGGTGATACAAGTGAAAAGGTCACAGGCGGCATCATGCTGTTCATCTGCCTCTTGGGGCTGGTGGGGAACGGGATCGTCTTATGGTTCCTTGGCTTCCGCATTAAAAGGAACCCCTTTACCACCTACATCCTGAACTTGGCTGTGGCTGACATTGGTTACCTCCTCTGCACTTTTGTTTTCTGCATGACTGAGTTCATGGAATATGTCTTTGTTTcggatggtgatgatgatgaacaACAATTACAGAAGACATTTGATGAACTCAGATGGCTCATGTACAATGCCAGCCTGTACGTCCTAACAGCCATcagtgctgagaggtgtctgtctgTCCTGTGCCCAATCTGGTACCGATGCTATCGCCCAAGACACTTATCTGCCATTGTATGtgtcctgctctgggctctcgCCTTCCTCATGACTGGAATAAGGTCTTATGTGTGttttaatgaaaattttcaaAGCTGTCAGAAGGCAGCCATGTCTATGTATGTGCTCAGTTTCCTGATATTTGCTCCCATCATGGTGATTTCCAATCTGATCCTGTTCATCACAGTCCATTGTAGCTTACAGCACCGTCAGCCTGGAAGACTGTACACTGTTATCCTGCTCACcgttctcttcttcctcctgtttACTGTACCCCTCAGTGTCCAGAGTTTCTTCCAGCATTTTAACTACTTTACCATGTCCATTCAGACCTGTTTCATGCTGGTCTCTATCAACAGCAGCATCAATCCAGTTATTTACTTCCTAGTTGGGAGCTACACAAATCGTCAATTCAAGGCATCCATATCAACTGCATTCCAGAGGGTCTTTGAAGATACAACTGATTCCACAACCCAGAGAAGCTCTGTTAACAGACTCAGCGGGGAGACAGCCACTGAAATCTCAGACAGCACACAATCTGAAACACTCACTTCTAGAGACAGAATTTCCTCTAGGTTGTAG